CTGATAGAGCGCAAGATGGTCCGGGTCGAGCTTGCCGGCGATCCGGTTGATGTTGAACGCCAGGTCTTCGGCGTTGAACAACCGGCCGTTGGTGGGCGGCTTGTTATGCGTCTTGACGTTCTGGCGCACGTGCAGGATGAACTGCGTGCCGTCGCCGGGAATCTCCCACGACTCGACCGTTTCCCCTTGCAGTTTCTTGGTTTCGCCCTCAAGCGTGAGCGCCCGCTTCCCGATCAGGTGCCAGATCGAGGTGTTCAGGGCGACATCCATATCGGATTGCTTGTAGTAGGCCGGGTCGGTGGTGTAGAAGTTCAGCGTGCCTCCCTGTTTCGGCTGCGCCGCGCTCGACGCCTTCGCTCCGGCGGAGGCGTTGCTGCCGGCGGGCGCGCTCGCGCCGCCGGCAGCTCCCGCTGGAGTGCTGGCTTTCTTGCCGTTGTTGCTGCTGCTGCACGCGGCGAGCGCCAGCCCCCCACCGAGGGCGCCAGCGGCGCTCAGCAGCCGGCGTCGCGACGTCTGCACTGCCGGCAGTTTCGACCAGTAATTCGCACTCGCCATTGCCCTTCTCCCTCGTCATTGCGGCCGAAATGCCGGCCTCTGCACCTTCACGAAGCAGAGTCGAGATGCCATGGAGTGGCTGGCAACGCGTTGGCTGGCGCCTGGCGGCGGGTCGTGTGGGCGGAGTCTGGTTGCGGGCTACGACGCCTACGCGCCCTTGGGAAGCAGCGCTGCCGGAAGCGCTCGCTCTCCCGGAGATCGCGGAGTGCGCGGTTGATGGCGCGCCGTGATGTGAGGCAAGCATAGTGACGGGAGTCCGGAAGAACCGCCCTACCGATGCGGCTCTCCGGCGTTGCCGGGTGCGGGCACGGTGCAACGCCGTCTATTCGTACGCGCCCATCGCGTGTGAGCAGTGTTTACCGCTGCGACTGAACCCTGTCAAGCCTCGTTCTCCGTCACAATCCTCGTGCCGCCGCTCCCTGGCGAGCGCAGATCGCGGCGGCGAGCGGCGAGCGTGGCAGAGGCTCCTCTCCCTGCCCTCTAAGACATGGTTTCAAAACCGGCTCGAGTTCCCGCGTGCAGGTGCGCGATGGCACCTGAACGCCGGTATTGAAACCATCTGTGAGAGCGAAGCCGTCCTCCCCGACTCCACGCGCGCCGGGGCGGGGCGCGCTGGCTGCCCCGCCCCGGCGCGTGCGACACTGATCCGCGAAACAGGCCGGAGGTTTGCCCGTGTCAACCGCCGCCAATCCCGCCGGCCGCAGCGGCGAAGACGCCCGCGAAACGACCGAAACCCGCATCCATGTACGGCTCACGATCGACGGCAGCGGCCGCTCACGTATCCGCAGCGGGATCGGCATGTTCGACCATCTGCTCGATCAGCTTGCGCGCCACAGCCTTATGGATCTGGAGGTCGAGGCAAGCGGCGATATCGAAGTCGATGCGCATCACACGGTCGAGGACGTGGGCATCTGCCTCGGCCGCGCCTTGAACAAGGCGCTGGGCGAGCGGCGCGGCATCGTGCGCATGGCCGACCGCACCGTGCCCATGGACGAGGCGCTGGTGCAGGTCGCGCTCGACCTGAGCGGCCGGCCCTTCGCGGCGGTCGACCTGCGCTTCCACGGCGAACGCATCGGCAGCCTGCCCGCAGAGTTGATCGAACACTTCCTGATGAGCTTCGCCTTCGAGGCGCGCATCGCCCTGCACGTGCGCGAGCTGGCGGGCAAGAACGACCACCATCGCGCCGAGGCGGCGTTCAAGGCGCTGGCCCGCGCCCTCGGCGATGCCGCCGCGATCGACGCGCGCCGCGAGGGCAGTATCGCCAGCACCAAGGGCACGCTCAGCGGCTGAGGCGCCTGAAGGGAGGGCTGCGCGTGTCCGCATCTGCCGACGAGCTGCTCGGCCGCCTCCGTGCCGCCCGCGCCGAGACCGCGCGCCGCCTTGGCGCGATGGACCCGGCGCGGCTGGCAGCGCCTGCCTCGTGGCGGGGTGCGGTGCTCCCTCTCGGGTTCCAGGTCGGCTGGCTGGCCGAGGCTGACGAGGCGCGGCGGGTCTCGATCGAGGCCGGTGCGGCGTGGCGTGCCAGCCCGCCGTGTCTCGCGCAGCGTGTGCTGCTGAGCGGCAGCGGCGACTTCGGCCGCCTGATCGGCACGCTCGCGGGCGTGACGGAGGCGCAGTTCAATCGACAACCGGCGGCGGACGAGTGGGGCATGCGCGAGGCGCTGGCGCACGTGATCGCCGTCGACAAGCGCTACCTGATCGCCACTGAGCACGCGGTTGAACGGCGCAGCCACGGCGATCACGGACCGCTGCGGCCTGCGGCGGACTCAATGCCGCCGAACACTGGCGAAACCGAGCGGCACGGCAC
This region of Dehalococcoidia bacterium genomic DNA includes:
- the hisB gene encoding imidazoleglycerol-phosphate dehydratase HisB — translated: MSTAANPAGRSGEDARETTETRIHVRLTIDGSGRSRIRSGIGMFDHLLDQLARHSLMDLEVEASGDIEVDAHHTVEDVGICLGRALNKALGERRGIVRMADRTVPMDEALVQVALDLSGRPFAAVDLRFHGERIGSLPAELIEHFLMSFAFEARIALHVRELAGKNDHHRAEAAFKALARALGDAAAIDARREGSIASTKGTLSG
- a CDS encoding DinB family protein; translation: MSASADELLGRLRAARAETARRLGAMDPARLAAPASWRGAVLPLGFQVGWLAEADEARRVSIEAGAAWRASPPCLAQRVLLSGSGDFGRLIGTLAGVTEAQFNRQPAADEWGMREALAHVIAVDKRYLIATEHAVERRSHGDHGPLRPAADSMPPNTGETERHGTLDEMLERLVATHDAIVRTCGAIGDSYLDAPGEWASLNVDLRFRIHRFAAHDREHTAHLLKIRQQLGFPPTEPHTLLAQAQAARAAFETAIRFTADQPSPASELKVGSGAHSTTIGDLVKQALEDEALLRAALA